In the genome of Rissa tridactyla isolate bRisTri1 chromosome Z, bRisTri1.patW.cur.20221130, whole genome shotgun sequence, the window TACTCTTTTCTCCTGGTTTAAGAATTCTTGGACCTTTATTACTAGTGAAAGGCTTTTCTTCTTGGTCTGGCGTAAGATGAAATGGTGACCCTAGTGAAATACCAGATTTTAATGAAAGGATAGAATCAGAGTCTGATGAAGCTTGTCTAGACAACGATGCAGCAGCCGCAGCTTGATGCAAGCTACTGACTATAGAATTTGCACCTTCTTGTATAGCTTTCCAATCAAAGTTCTCTGAATCAGGTGAGAAACCATGTTCTGAATCTGGCCTTTGTATCTCTCTCAAATCCAGTGTTAAATCTTCTGCCAATATACCACCTGTatttctggaattatttttttcactttcactcTTTATtcttgagggttttttctttttgggcatAGCAGAACTAATGCATTCCTGCAATAGATCATCTTCTGAATCAATACTAAGAGAACTCAGAGAGCTGTTTCTAGAGAAACATACAGGAGTATCTTCAACATGAAATGATTTAGGTGCATAACCAGAAGTTTGTGGTCTGTTTGATTCCATCTGCGAATCAGGAGCCTCAGTACGTTTTTCAGCTTCCCcttctttgttgttattgttctcTTGATCAATATCACTGAGGGAACTAAGAGATGAATTGCGAGAAAAACAAACAGGTGTGTTTTCAATAgcaaaattctgcattttctcATCTGTAGCTGCTCCTCTGTCTGGAATATCTTTAGTTGACTGAGAGAAAGTTTTAGGCTGGCTTCTGCCTGTTGGGTGTTTTTGACAAACTTGTGTCCTGCTACTTGGTTGCTGATTTGAAGACTGTTCTGGATTAGTGCagtctttaatttctgtttcttttgcttcttttccctttcttaattcTGCCTTCTCCCTTGAAAGgtcaacatcatcatcatcaaaatcTAAAGAACTTAGGGAATCATTCCGTGAAAAACAATAAGGAGTTCCCTCAATTGGTGTGTAATGGTGAGGGGAATCAAATGCAAAGCTTCCTCTTACACGCTCCTCATTATTTGGTAATTTGTCATTAAAAtctcttgaattatttttaagattctgtttctttccatctctgtTCTCTGGATAGCTTCTTTCATTACTAACATTGCTTTTAGGCTCTGTGGGTTTTCTTATACGTGCTCTGTATTCATTATTTTGGGGAACAGGCTTTACTGGTGATGTTGGCTTCTTTTTCTCACCTTCTGATTGGTTTTTATTACTTACAGATGAAGACGCTTGTTGAATTTGATCCATTATCTTCTTCACTCTGAAAGGTTTGTGACTTTTTCCTTTTGGCATAGCTGAGTTAATGCACTCAGCCAGAATATCACCCTCTTCTGTTTTGTCATCATCCAGGCCTGGAGGAGTTACAGTTGCGCTTTTTGCTCTCTGAGACTCATCGGTGCTTCTACCTTCTGTAGGAATGGTGTCTCGCTTTTCAAATTCCCCTGATTCTGCTCCCGTACCCACACTGTCCACGTTGGCTAACTCGCTCGGGGGCGATTCTATTGTGAGATCACTCAGAGATGTAGCTGTTGAAAAGTTTATTGGTGTACCTTCAACACAATATACCCGTGGCATATCGTCTCCTGGTGTAAAACTCACATGCTTTTGGGATTGCAATCTGCTTTGTGAAGGCAAAAGTTTGTAAACTGGCAGCTGGCTGGGCTTTCTGGCAACAGGAGGAGGTATTTTTTGAGCAGATGCTTGAGAAGGCTTTTTGGCTTTACGCGAAGACTTTGTTGGCATTGCAGAAATAATACATGCTTCCAGTATTTCAATATCATCATCGTCATCAGAATCATCCAGAAtgtctttttctgcttcagtagGCTTGTCCGCTTTCTTCTCTTGGTTATCCTTTGTATCGTCTGACTCTTCAGGTTCCGCTTCATTTCCGTGTTCATTTTCATGAACCGGAGGCATTATTCTTAACTCTACATCTTTCTGTATAAACGGCTCATCAAGACTCAGAGCACTCAGGCTAGAAGAGCAAGAAAACCCATCCGGTGTACTTTCTGTGGCAAAATGTAATAGCGTATCAGCATCTGGCAGTACCTGAACTCTTTGAACAGCTGCATTTACAGCTGCCTGTCTAGGACCAGGCTCTCTCTTTTCTGCACTAGGTACTTTACCTTTAGCTACGTCTCTTTTTACTTGAACTCCTTGAGCAGGAGGTGGCGTTTTACTTCGGCTTGGAGGCATTGTTTGTCCAGGGCTGTCTGGAAGGTCACTGGGACTTATAATACCACTTACCATTCCACTGCAAGGCTCACTTTGAACTGAACTAGCAATTGAACGGCTTTCAAAACTATCCAGGGAACTTACAGATGTACATCTGCTGAACATGAGTGGTGTTTCCTGCACATAATGTTCTGGTGGGCTTTTCGGAGTCTGTGCACCACTCTTTGAGGGAGATTTGGCACCTGAAGAAAATTCAACAGCTTTATGTCTAGAGGAATCAGAAGGAGACAAACTAGAAGTCTGAAGTCTACTGGACTTTGTTCTGATGTGCTGTGATGTTGATGTGATTTCACTTACTGCACCTTCTGTAGATAGAGCCCCACTGTTTTCCTTTAGTTCTGCTATCTGTAGTGTATTATTAGCATCTGTCACACGTGTGGATTGATCACGTCCTATTTCATCTTCAGCTGATGACAAAGATGACAAAGAGCTACACCTTGAAAAGCATATTGGGGTATCTTCCACACAGTAAGTTTGAATAGTTTCCTGATTAATAGAGGGAGTTTTACAGGAGGCAGTCTTTTGCGCATGACTGCCTCTGCTCTGTGCAGAATTTGGGTGAAGCTGATTCTGTCTCTTTGAACCAGCTGAGGGGGCTGATGTGCTCCCACTGCTTGAGGAAATATGGTCAGTTTTAGTGCTTTGCACTGAAGAAGTCTTTGGAAAAGTAAAAGATGGCTTCTGAGAAGAAGGAGGAACTTCTGTTGAGTATTTTAAACTATAATCAATAGGCTGATCGACATGATGTTCCTCTTCATTGTACTTTATGCTATAGTTAGTTGGTCTGTCTTCCTCTTCATGTTGTTCCTCCTCAGAATAACGTTCACTATAGTTGGTTGGCTTATCATCATCATAATCATCAACCTGGCACAAGGACTGGTTTACTTTCTGATTCATTCCAAGAGTTGAGCCTACTCTGTTCTGATCTGAACCATTAGATCCTCTTGATCTAAAGGTAGAAACGCACTCTTGCTGTCCAAAAGGTGACTGATATTTCATGTGTTTATCATCCCCACTTTCAGTGTACACAGGGTAGGTTGCATTTTGGCTCCTTGACTgcctttgttcattttgtttcatttcatcatCTATTATATGCTTAGGCCTTGCCCATCTTTCATTCTGAGAGGGACTTTGCCTTCCAGAATTCAACTGTTCATCTGAGTATTTAAGACTATAATTAATAGGAGTGTCTAGCTCTCCATCATTGTCATCCATATGATTTGCACTATGAATCTTATGTGCCAAGTCAGCTGGGTATTGACCATAACTACAAAATTTACTTTCATCATCTTCGGAGTAAGATTCAATGGAAGGTTTCATTTGGCCTCTTTTACCATAGCCATCACTGCTGCTCACACTATTTAAACTGTCATTTGAAGCTCTCTTGTATTCCATTTTTGTATAAGGCACAGGACACGTCCTGTTTGAATTCTCAGCCTTAGGGAAGTACGCATTTGAGTGAGCATGGGCAGTGGCTGATCTCCTTGGGgcatttctgtcttctgtcaAACAGTGCATTTCAGAAGTGGAACCAGAACTTCTGTCTTCTTGTGGAATATGCATGCTTGTTACTTCTTCCATAACTTTGGCGATCTGAGCTGCAGCAGTAGAAATCTGCATTCCTATTCTCTTAGAGGAGTTCCCAGTATTCTCTGCAGCTGGATGATAGGTATTTAAACCTACTGCTCGATCCCTATCCAGACTTCTGTCTTTCTCAGATCGAGAATTTTCTATGTTTCCTCTATTGGAAGAGGAGGAGCCAGGCAATACTGTAGTATTTAAATATGGCGAAAGTACAGTCATATTACCAGCATTAAAACTTTCTGATCTGCACATACCATCATCATGCCGACTGGAGTCCAGGACATACTCACTGTACAGATTTTGCTTATGTCTCTGCTTATTACGGTGAGATGCTTTTGGGCTTAAATTATCAATGTTGTCAAAAGTCTCTGATAAATGCTGAGCATCTAATTCTGCTTCcagtgctttctgttttctgacatGAAGAGATGGTAAGCTTGATCCTGGAGACATAATGTTGGCATCCTTGTATTTCGCTGGCCTGTTTGCCATGAGGTTCCTTAGAGCTGCAGCACTACCCATGGCTATCATTTTGTGTTTTGAGTGAATGAGATTTTTTAGCATGCTGACTGCTCCCATGTCCCACAGCGCCTCCTGATCCTTCGCATTCCGTGCAGAGAGATTCCACAGGGTCCCGCATGCATTGCTGACTATTGTCAAACTGTGCGACTTCAAGTGTTGCAGCAAGGTTTGTAAGCAGCTGTTCTCTCGCAAGATTTGCCTGGTGGTGAGTAATTGAAAACAAACATCAGTAAGTGGCATTTCAAAAGgataaaagacaaagcaaaacaaaaacctgttaTGCTAGAGGCAAGTTTTGCCCTTAGAAAGGATAATCATGAATTCTCCAGTGCAAATTTATCTCTTATTTCCTCTAGCTTTCATCTGAATGCTAATAAAATCCTATTACAAATATGAATAGTTAGCTTTTAGTACAGTTCATCATTAACAAGCAGCAGGTATTAATCTGTTTGCATATTCCTGTTTCATAACTGAAATACTTGCCTTACAAAATGCATTACAAATCCACCATACTTAATTACTATACTTAATACATGCATTCATATTAAGACTCAGTCACAGAAACTGTCTGCTAAGTACACATGTGGAACTGCTAAAGATTTTCAGATAAAGTATACGCACCTATGGTCCTCATTCGTAGCAATTAAGCTAGAAACATTTCTTAATATTCCTCCTCCACTCTCTATGATGGCTAAAGTGTTTGTTTGGCTCCGGTACGTCAGTGTGCCGACTAGAAATGCAAGAGCACCATCAACAGCACATATGTCAGCTTTGTTCTCAGTACAGTGTGCTGACAAATTCCATAAGGCACTCAGAACACTTTTTAGGGTGGATTCCTAGGAAAGTAACAAAATGACAGAATTAGAGAGGTTTTCAACTACTGATCACAAGCTCTCAGATATACACATTAGCTGCAAGTGGTTATGTATTTTCCAATTTCTGCTTTCTGGGCTGGTAAATTAAACGCAGGCAGCAGTGCACACATAAATACTTTTGCTCGCCTCTCTCCTTCCTCAGATTTGGTATTGCTTGCCCCAAGGTTTTCAAAAGCATATGCCACAATACTTGTTAGCTGCCATAATGGTAAAAATGGCTTGAAGACTAGCTGGCAGGAGACTCTGGGATGGAATATAATCCTGTGTGGATACCAAAAATTGATCTAGAAAATTACAAAAGTGGTAGTTATCTATTCACTAACTCAAAAGAGGATTTATTAAAttgcaaaattataaaaaaggCTATTTCAACAGCATAGGTCATGAAACTGAACAGCAAAAGCTGTCAACCCTcataaataaaatcacagaaataccAATAGTTTTGAGATGTCATTGCCACATTGTGGTCTGCTGCTATGTTAACTCAAAGCAACTCTCTTCTTCAAAGCAAGATACCTAAAGCACCCCAAACATTTGACCAACTGCTTTTATCAAAAAGGACAacaatatttgtattttgtgtAAAATAAATGCAATCTCTCCAAAACTTATCTCAATCAATTATAGAGAATACCTTTTTAACTTCTAAAGCACATTCCATCAATGCTTTAACACTTCCAACTTCTCTTAGAGTCTTTTTACTGTTTACATCTGCTCGCCAGGACAAGTTCCTCAACACACTTGCAATGACCtgcaaaatgtgaaagaaaaataatgtatctCTGTATAGCTACTTCTTTAGCAGGTTATTAGACTTTCCTCCTGGATTTCTGGCATGCTATGGATTCATTAACAGCAGTTGTGTTCAGCTACTGAACTAAAATTTGctaaaatctgctttttgttgtgttgCCTGCTAGACTGTTCTAACATTTCAGTATGTAGTTTGATCAAAGGTACTGACTTCTGTGTGTGGCCAcctaaaacaaatatttgaaatCTGGTTCCCTGCTTTCCACACTGGTTGAAAAATTGTTCCAAAAATTCAGATTTGTGCCCTACTCTGATGTCTGCACTGGACTGATGTAATCTCAGGAGAGATACACATcatctttttctcagcttttgtgCTTGTAAAATAGAATAATAACACTTGCCTGTCTCTCAGATAGTATGATTACTTGGATTAATGTTTATAAAGCTCtttgaagtcttttaaaaatacactgtgtCTTTTACAATCAGAATAGTTATCTCCAGAAGATGAGCAGCCATTCAGCCTATGTCCTTGCTTTTGGCAGCAGGTAGATGGAGGGAGACTCTCAACTAGAGAGGACAGTCATTATGTATTAAACTCCCTCTATTTAAGGGCTGCAGTACGCATGTATATCTGTCATGACATATTTGATAGAAAACTTTTACCTATGGATGTTCTCATTGACACCGAAGTGCGTGAGGTTGTTAGATTACGTGATGAATGCTCGCCGGCTCACGCGCACAAGGGAGCACGGGGAGGCAGTGGCAGATGGAAGAGCCCAGTAatgccctgccctggctgctcccagtCTCACCGCAGGAGCCATCAGCCCATCAGAGGCCCATCTCAACACGCCCAGAGGAGCGCAGGCGCCCAAAGGCAGCCGGGAACCCGAAATAAGGGCTCAGAGGAGGGGGCACCCTggccaggctccttccagggCTCTCCCAGGAGAGACACAGCCCTATGACCCAGGTGTGACACCCGTTCAGGGAAGTCAACGGGAGCAGCTCTCTGCACTTTTTGGACTTAGGCAGGTCAGTCCAGAAGTCCTGGTGTAGGGATGTGAGACATCTTATGGGATCCAGGGGAAATGCATTCTGGGACTACAATGGGATGGGAGGACCCAAAGGCTtccaaaggcaggaaaaaggaaggatCTAGGTGATTTGGGGAGGTACAAGCATGGGAAAACACAGGGATAAGGGGACAGAAAAGCACAGCTGCATCTAAACAGCTGTCTGGCTGTTTGGCCATACGGTTTGCCTGATGACCACTGTCTGTCCATGTTCTTATCAAATCCCATTTCTAACTTTTCCTGAGTGAGGGACTTCCTGCTCTGTGCGCATGCGTGTGTAAGGGGTCATTGCAGGTCAGAGGGCCCATGTGTCTGTGACTTCCTTTTCAGGAAtcctaaatatatttaatatctgCCCTAATATTAAATCACAGAGTTTACCCAATAACCTCAATTGtaattcttattattttctcAATTGTAACTAGCTAGCTCATCCTCTAGGGGAGAAATTTTTTGTGAACAGTGTTTTAAGAGATGAAGTCAATTTTacttaaaattcttcttttatcTGATGATTCACTCAAACTGCAAGGAAAACAaggttttcctttccaaaagctgTTCTAGTTTGTTAACagtatatattaattaaaatggaTTCTaagttaatatttaataattttaaacaagttCCATACCAGTGAAGAACAGTTCTGTGCCCTCAACTGTAAGATCACCCTAAGCACTTCTTAAAGACTTCACTTCCAGGCTGTTTTCTTACATAGCAGGAGCCATTGGAAGAGACACACAGGTGTCATACCAAACACTTTGCTTATATTTAGAAAGCTTCTTTGGGAGATGCTGGTATAGAGAGTAGTTATGTATGACTTGTCAAATGCAGATTCACTTTTGAAATACAGCTTCGTCTACCATTATTCCCCTATTGTTTACTTGCTGCAACTGTAGGAGGAACCACAACACTCCAGGTAATCCCAGTCCATTAGCACCATCACTAGTATACTAAATTAGAGGATGTAAGATTGCTCAAACTTGTCTTTGAAACTGGACTTCCACTAACAGATCAGGGTCATAAAAGTGAGTTTTATAGCCCATGTGTTATATGtgctttggtaaaaaaaaaaaaaaaaaaaaaaaaaagaacatgaccCACAGATAAGCATTTTTACAAGAAGAAAGTTGTAGCGCACAATTTGTGGAACGAGTACAGGTACCAACTTTACATCAAAGTTAAGGCAGACAAGACAACATAAGAACAACTCCCTCCACACCCCCACCCCGCACTTCCCCAAACCAGGCTCCGATGGACGAAACATACTTCAAAGAGAGAGACTAATTGAAAAAAGAGAGGGCTGGCTGTGGACAGCACACTAGAAACTTCATGAAGATGATAGAATTCAAGTACAAAAATAACCGGTGGTGAGCCCAAATGAGTAGAAGGAAGTTAAGTATTAGGAAAGGAGAGCAGAAACACCGTATTTTAATACAGCGCAATGAAATTCATGGGATGCAAAGTGATGGAAACGTCCAAGTTGAAGAACCGTTTTATCTGAAAAGGACATTACCTGCTGTAAGTCTTCACTTTCCGATTTCAGCTGGGCTACAAGAGCTCTCATACAGCCCTTCATAGAACACAGTGTAGCCTGTTaggaatcagaagaaaaaagaaagtgaacagAATTAAATGACAGGTTAGGTGGCTTGCTTCTGCACATGTTTTGAATATTTAAGCTAATCATAGCTGAAGTTATGAAGTTATCATAGTAAAATATGTTGCTAACAACAAATATTTGGTTTACAACTACTAAAGAGTTAAGCGTAACTGTCAGTTTCTATTCTGGAGCATACTTAAGTGGTAAACTTGTGCTAAATTTGGTACTTTTTACAACAGGTCTAGGACTTGATCTGGAAATTTACTACCTTAGAAACATTCTTTACTATGCATCAGATAAAAATCACCTGTGAGCTGTCTATTAAGTCTcacaatcatatttttttctttcaaataaacatAATATGAAAACTAATATGAATATTTAAAACTGACACAAATATAGCAACATTTCTATAACGTTTGAAGAACAACTTTTCACAAATACAATAGGAACTGAAAAAATGCAAGGCTTACGCTGGAAATTGGTTGTGACAAAGCACaacaaaaaattcaaaaccaaagTATGTGTTAGAAGTGTTCTACTCATCAGCTGGACAGCGTGTACACTGGCATCTCCGAGTAGTTTAGTTTATGCTATAAACCCAGTAACTGCAGCCCTGTAGCAGTTATTAACTGGATGATGTAATGAGCCAATATTTTGTGAAGCAATTAATTTGCAGCAAAGATTTATGCTTTACTCTTGTCTGAAACTTTGAACAAAAAGCGACTTATATGAAGCCTGTCATTTCCATTCACTCCTGAAATGTCTTCCTCTAGAGTAGAAAGATAAAAGTCTTCTCAGTATGAAGTTATTTTAAGATCCTTAGCTTGGCAAACTCTCGGGCAAGAAATTATTGAAAGCAAGGTCTTTGTCAGAAATTAGAGAACCTATTTTCTCTTATAATAATTTGAAGTATTGTCCATTATGAGCCAGATATTCTCCAAATATTTAAACGCAAACTCCAGCCTGAAAAGGCTTGCAAAATTTCATCAGCCAGTAATGGTATCGTTAAATAACTGACAACTTTACAAACTTCAACTCAATTAGCAGTTTCTGTTAGAAAAAATCTCACTATCCATAATCATTGGTCTATAATCATTATGTGTTATACTAACTAATGCTCATAAAAAATTAAGCCAATAGATAAAATCCTTACTTTCAGTGACACATCAAAAGTGGTTTAATTTACTACGAGAGCTGACACTACGCTTGCACGATACAACATTCAGTTTGTGGTGCTCTCTGTCAGGAACAGGATGGAATGACAGAGATATTCTGAACTTCCGTCTTGACTTCAAACTCCCTATCCTGTCCTGGAGTTTTATCACCTTTCTTGAGAACTACAATTCAAACATGGCTATGAACTGAAATCACTGTATGTTTAAAATTCTACTCATACCTTGTTTGCCACATCTCCAAAAGTCAAGTTTGTCAGAGCCATCCCTGCATATCTCCTTAAGGTAACACTATAGTGATCGTTTGTAAGTCCATACATTTCACAATCCACTTGCAATAGTTCAGCAATGGCCTGCAAACCTCCTTTAAAAAcgaacaaataagaaaataaataatatctgtACTCAAATATCATGAGTACAGTACGTAAATACAAAGGAGTAAATTGCATTTACATGTACAGAACAAATCTCAaacttctgaaagccagaaggctcAGAAAGGTGAATAAATTGTTAAATACTGACTCTGAGTCTTGAATCCCATGCATAGTAGCAGCTGAAAGGTATGACAGTGTGACATTGAGATTTCAGGAACAGGAGGAATTATGAGGAAGTAAGAAGCAAACTCATCTTTTAATTCCACCCAGCCAAAATCATCTTTGACTGATGAACTCGCACCAGTTACATAAGAGGCTATTTAGTAAATCTGAAAATTACTGATTTAATTATTATCCCTGAATGttattttctgataaaaatacacagaatatttTCACTGATAATGAAAAGTGGATAATTAAGGAAAATTGCATCCACAGAATTTACCGAGCATGGAGTAAAAAATTCAGGCTGCTGAACAGTAACCAACTCgggacaaaagggaaaaaaaacaccaacagaaaacCTCCCACCCTGGAAAGCAGTCTCCATTGTAAGTCCAATAATTCTAAAATTGCAAGTTTTTCCATAATAATACTACTCTTCCAAAATTCACAATGCATGTCAGAAAAGACTAACTGACACAATAATTTATCTACCGGAAAATGGTCTGGTTAATTTAAACTGCATTCATCACTTAGAGGGCAACAACTGACACAAATGAATAGCTGATCTGTTTAAACTAGTGGTAAAAAAAGCCATATATCCAGTGGAGTACACAAGGCGCACCAGCGTTTCCAGCAAGCTTCTCAAAGGAAGTCAGAGAAATACATTTGGTCTTACCAAGCTCATTCATCGCATGCCTGTGTTCTTCATCAAATGAAAGTTTCATCAAAACACACACCGCAGGACAGATTTGATGATCCACTGGAGCAGGCACTGATCCAGAAATAGGTAACAATTAGTATTTCCTATGTGATTTTGCCTAGGTCATAAGTTTTCCAAAGTGAATCTAATCTTAAAATAGATCAACTGCAGTTTTGTTGAGAGTTTGTATCTTCCCAGTAATCCACAAACAGACAATTAGTTAAGAATGTTACTAACAAACGTGTGTACTAGAAATACATTTGATGCTGAATAAGAAATTACGGAGAATCCTGAATGTATGTATTACTTAAGAATATGACTCccagtacaaaaaaaaagatcttactattttaaaagttaatagtGAAACAAATTGATAAGGTTAAATATTCTGGTGGCATTAAATAATATGCCACCTAACGTGTTTCTTTGGGTGTTACGTCCCTATGAACGGTTAATTAAAACCCTTTGTTTCTTAACTGAGAAGTGTTTAAGTTCATGTTTTAGTGAGCCAGATCCTGGCTACTGCACAAATGGCACTGGTACATCTTGTTCAGAGCCCCACTCTTGCTGAACGGTTCTTGCGGTAAACCCCAACACCCATGACACagcccactgatttcagcagtaCATCTGCCATAGACACCTACAGCCTCGATTTACAAAATGCCCTCAATTCAGAAAAGCAGCTAAGCAATCCAGAAGGTTAAATCTTTTCTCTAACCGTGCCCTGAGAAAACTGCTATTCATTTACATTGTCACTTCTTTCgtattttaatattgaaatatttCTTACATACAGCATTATAAATAACAGTTCATATTATACTGAATAGATTGAGAGTATTTAATTTGTGCTCTCTGCCCCTCTCCTAAATGAAATGTGTTGTCTCCTGAATACATCTGCGTGAAAAGCAATTTGGGATTATTTATGCAGAT includes:
- the APC gene encoding adenomatous polyposis coli protein isoform X6 → MAAASYDQLLKQVEALKMENSNLRQELEDNSNHLTKLETEASNMKEVLKQLQGSIEDEAMASSGQIDLLERLKELNLESTNFPGVKLRPKVSVRSYGSREGSVSSRSGECSPVPMGSFPRRGFMNGSRESTGYLEELEKERSLLLAELEKEEKEKDWYYAQLQNLTKRIDSLPLTENFSLQTDMTRRQLEYEARQIRAAMEEQLGTCQDMEKRAQARVARIQQIEKDILRIRQLLQSQAAEAERAPQSKHDAGPHDTERQSEGQGAAEISVATSSAGQGSAARMDHETASVMSSSNNYSVPRRLTSHLGTKVTEDYKPQVEMVYSLLSMLGTHDKDDMSRTLLAMSSSQDSCIAMRQSGCLPLLIQLLHGNDKDSVLLGNSRGSKEARARASAALHNIIHSQPDDKRGRREIRVLHLLEQIRAYCETCWEWQEAHEQGMDQDKNPMPAPVDHQICPAVCVLMKLSFDEEHRHAMNELGGLQAIAELLQVDCEMYGLTNDHYSVTLRRYAGMALTNLTFGDVANKATLCSMKGCMRALVAQLKSESEDLQQVIASVLRNLSWRADVNSKKTLREVGSVKALMECALEVKKESTLKSVLSALWNLSAHCTENKADICAVDGALAFLVGTLTYRSQTNTLAIIESGGGILRNVSSLIATNEDHRQILRENSCLQTLLQHLKSHSLTIVSNACGTLWNLSARNAKDQEALWDMGAVSMLKNLIHSKHKMIAMGSAAALRNLMANRPAKYKDANIMSPGSSLPSLHVRKQKALEAELDAQHLSETFDNIDNLSPKASHRNKQRHKQNLYSEYVLDSSRHDDGMCRSESFNAGNMTVLSPYLNTTVLPGSSSSNRGNIENSRSEKDRSLDRDRAVGLNTYHPAAENTGNSSKRIGMQISTAAAQIAKVMEEVTSMHIPQEDRSSGSTSEMHCLTEDRNAPRRSATAHAHSNAYFPKAENSNRTCPVPYTKMEYKRASNDSLNSVSSSDGYGKRGQMKPSIESYSEDDESKFCSYGQYPADLAHKIHSANHMDDNDGELDTPINYSLKYSDEQLNSGRQSPSQNERWARPKHIIDDEMKQNEQRQSRSQNATYPVYTESGDDKHMKYQSPFGQQECVSTFRSRGSNGSDQNRVGSTLGMNQKVNQSLCQVDDYDDDKPTNYSERYSEEEQHEEEDRPTNYSIKYNEEEHHVDQPIDYSLKYSTEVPPSSQKPSFTFPKTSSVQSTKTDHISSSSGSTSAPSAGSKRQNQLHPNSAQSRGSHAQKTASCKTPSINQETIQTYCVEDTPICFSRCSSLSSLSSAEDEIGRDQSTRVTDANNTLQIAELKENSGALSTEGAVSEITSTSQHIRTKSSRLQTSSLSPSDSSRHKAVEFSSGAKSPSKSGAQTPKSPPEHYVQETPLMFSRCTSVSSLDSFESRSIASSVQSEPCSGMVSGIISPSDLPDSPGQTMPPSRSKTPPPAQGVQVKRDVAKGKVPSAEKREPGPRQAAVNAAVQRVQVLPDADTLLHFATESTPDGFSCSSSLSALSLDEPFIQKDVELRIMPPVHENEHGNEAEPEESDDTKDNQEKKADKPTEAEKDILDDSDDDDDIEILEACIISAMPTKSSRKAKKPSQASAQKIPPPVARKPSQLPVYKLLPSQSRLQSQKHVSFTPGDDMPRVYCVEGTPINFSTATSLSDLTIESPPSELANVDSVGTGAESGEFEKRDTIPTEGRSTDESQRAKSATVTPPGLDDDKTEEGDILAECINSAMPKGKSHKPFRVKKIMDQIQQASSSVSNKNQSEGEKKKPTSPVKPVPQNNEYRARIRKPTEPKSNVSNERSYPENRDGKKQNLKNNSRDFNDKLPNNEERVRGSFAFDSPHHYTPIEGTPYCFSRNDSLSSLDFDDDDVDLSREKAELRKGKEAKETEIKDCTNPEQSSNQQPSSRTQVCQKHPTGRSQPKTFSQSTKDIPDRGAATDEKMQNFAIENTPVCFSRNSSLSSLSDIDQENNNNKEGEAEKRTEAPDSQMESNRPQTSGYAPKSFHVEDTPVCFSRNSSLSSLSIDSEDDLLQECISSAMPKKKKPSRIKSESEKNNSRNTGGILAEDLTLDLREIQRPDSEHGFSPDSENFDWKAIQEGANSIVSSLHQAAAAASLSRQASSDSDSILSLKSGISLGSPFHLTPDQEEKPFTSNKGPRILKPGEKSTLESKKVESESRGIKGGKKVYKSIITGKARSNSEVSSQLKQPQQTSVPSISRGRTMIHIPGVRNSSSSTSPVSKKGPPLKNTNSKSPSEGQSLTSSPRGVKSSVKPEPAPVTRQPSGLNQSGSSKGPSRSGSRDSTPSRPQQQPLSRPLQSPGRNSISPGRNGINPPNKLSQLPRTSSPSTASTKSSSSGRMSYTSPGRQMSQQNLTKQTALPKSTSSIPRSESASKGLNQALSSGGSNKKTELSRMSSTKSSGSESDRSERPVLVRQSTFIKEAPSPTLRRKLEESASFESLSPSRPDSPTRSQLQTPVLSPSLPDMSLSTHSTAPTSGWRKLPPNLSPSVEYDGRPAKRHDIARSHSESPSRLLINRSGTWKREHSKHSSSLPRVSTWRRTGSSSSILSASSESSEKAKSEDEKQHGSSLSGHKQSKESQAPAKDRQSRQERHRNKASAE